The Candidatus Nomurabacteria bacterium genome segment CGATTAACTCTTTAGCTTGTTCGAGCGTAATGTCTTTGGGGACGATACTTTTAGGAATACGCGCATTCTTTGAGCCGTCCGTAACGTAGGCACCAAATGGGCCGTTAAGTACATTTAAGCCTTCTGCTGCGAAGGTTTTGATGTCTTTTTTAGCGTTTTGCTCGAGCTTTTCTTCGTATAGGCGCTGGGCAGTGGCTTCGTCTACTTCAAAAGGCCCCATTGGTTTTATAGATACAAAAATACGATCAACTTGAATATATGGTCCAAAACGGCCAATATTAGCGGTTATTTCTTTGCCGTCTTTCGTTGTACCGACAAGTCGTGGCAACGTAAACATGGTGAGCGCTTCTTCTAATGTAACGGTGTCGATGCGGGCGTTCTCTGGCATTGGTGCAAAGGCTGGTTTTTTATCATCTTGCGTTTCGCCACGTTGTAGCATTGGTCCAAATTTCCCATACCGCGCATAGATGGGTTCGCCTGTTTTCGGGTCTTTGCCTAGTAGTTTTGCTTGAGCAGCTTCTTGTCTACTGGCGCCTTCTGCTTCTATGACTAGTGGATGAAATTGTTTATAAAAGTCACTAATTGCTTTTTGCCACTTTTTTTCACCTTGTGCAATGATGTCTAGTTCGGTTTCAGCCTGCGCAGTAAAGCCGCTATTCACAATAGAACCAAACTGCTTTACCAAGAAATCTGTTGTCACCCCTGCGAGGTGTGTTGGAATAAGCTTATTTTTATCTGCCCCAGCGAGTTCGGACTCTTGTGTGTGTTGAACTTCGCCAGCTCGTAAGCTATAGACTTCTGAAGTACGCTGTTTGCCTTCTATGTCGGCTCTTTCTACATAGCCTCTTGATTGTATAGTGCTAATTGTTGGCGCATAGGTGCTTGGTCGTCCAATGCCGAGTTCTTCTAGCGTGCGTACCAAACTCGCCTCTGAATAGCGTGCAGGTGGTCGGCTATACGACTGTTTGGCAGTAATTTCTGTATAGTGTAGCTGATCTCCTTGTTTGACGTTGGGCATTACTTGATCCTCTTTGTTACCACCGTATACTTTGTAAAACCCGTCAAATACAATGATTTCACCCTTTGCGCTGAATACTTCTGTCGAGGAGCTAATGGCAATGTCAATATCGGTGCGTTCTATCTTGGCTGGTGCCATTTGGCTCGCTAATGTTCGCTTCCAGATAAGTTGATACAGCTTTGTTTGATTAGTATCTTCGCCAGCTTGTAGGACTTCTACCCTTGTTGGTCTAATTGCTTCGTGTGCTTCTTGGGCAGAACTATTCTTTGTTTTATAGGTGCGGGTTTTGGCATAAGCTTCACCGTACGTTTTGGTAATGTACTGACTAGTCGCAGCGAGTGACAGCCCTGATAGATTAGTGCTGTCTGTACGCATATAGGTGATGTGCCCGTTTTCATACAATCTCTGCGCGAGTGTCATCGTTTGTTTTACACTGAAGCCTAATTTACGAGCTGCTTCTTGCTGCAAGGTACTGGTGGTGAATGGTGCCGATGGGTTACGCTCGCCTGGTTTTTTGGTTACTGCACTGACTGTAAAGGTGCTTTGAGCACAGGTTTGTAGTAATTTTTTCACTGCTTTATCTGACGTAAGGCGGTTTTTGAGTTCGGCAACGAGCACCATAGAATCTTTGTTAAATTCACCGGTTATTTTGTAGGTAATTTCTGGCGTATAATTTTCTATTTCTCGTTCTCTTTCTACAATGAGTCTCACAGCGACAGATTGCACCCTTCCGGCGCTTAATCCGGGCCTAATTTTTTTCCATAAAATAGGCGATAATTCATACCCAACAAGGCGGTCGAGCACGCGGCGTGCTTGCTGAGCATCTACGAGATGTATATCTATATCTCTTGGGTGTTTGAGAGCATTCTTAATGGCGCTTTCAGTAATTTCATGAAATACAATTCGCTTGGTTTTTGTATGGTCTAGCTTTAATTCTTCGCTTATGTGCCACGCAATGGCTTCACCTTCGCGGTCTTCATCACTTGCCAGCCAAATATGATCGGCAGATTTTGATAACTTTTTTAGTTCTGCTACAGTTTTCTTTTTTTCTGGTGGTACTTCATAATGTGGGGCAAAGTTTTGCTTGATATCAATATTAAGCCCTTTAGCTGGTAAATCTCTAATATGTCCAATACTACTTTTTACGTCATAATCTTTGCCGAGGTACTTGGCAATTGTTTTAGCTTTAGCTGGTGATTCTACGATAACGAGATGCTTCATATATATAATACTGTGATTTTAGTATACGCTTCCCTTAGGCTACTGGTAACCCGCTAAAAATGCAAGTAGCCCCGCCCAATCCTAACGTACTGTTAGAATGGGCGGGGCTAAAATAAATGCTACGTGGACCCCGCTAAGGCAATGTAGAATGCACCACTGCCCCATATAAATAGCAAGATAGTGAAGAATGCAAGGGTCGCAGCATCATCGTCCCAACCATCGCCTTCACGGTTTACCTCCCAGGCCAATTTACCAGTTGCAAAGGATGCAACGTAGAGGATGATTCCAACAAAGAGCAAAAGTAACATAGCCACTCCCACGATGAGCCAAATTGGGATATGTTAACTATACCACTTTTATGCCAAAAACCAAGAATTAGCCCCACCCGGCTTTATTTTGCCGGTGATTTCTAACATAGTAAGGGTTTGGTGAAATGTTTGCACAGGTAGCTTAGAAGTATCTAGCAATATTTCGGCTTCGTGGACTCCACGAGCAATCAGATCAAGTAAGGTTTTTTCGGATTCGTTCGCCGCCATAGGCATCGTGCGTTCTGAAGCGGATATCCCAAGCATATTGAGAATATCATCTGCGCCCGTGATAATTGCTGCACCGCTGCGGATGAGGTTATGACAGCCAGCTGCTAAGGGGTTAGTTATATGCCCGGGCATCGCACAGATATCAATTCCGCTATCTATAGCAAACTGGGCTGTATGGAGGCTGCCGCTCTTAATGGCCGCTTCAGGTATAAATACAAGGTTACTAAGCCCTGCGATAATACGATTTCTTTGTATAAAATTCCCTTTATACGAAGCGTTGGTTTTTGGTGTATATTCACTTATCAGCGCCCCACCACTGGCGACAATATCTTTTGCTAAAGTACGATGACTCGCAGGATAAACATTCTCAAGTCCAGACGGTAATACCGCAATTGTACGTCCACCTACCTCGAGAGCAGCTTTGTGGGCAATGCTATCTGTGCCTAATGCTAAGCCACTTACAATGCATATATTTTTTGATGCAACTTCACGCACGATTTGAGTCGTATTGCTCACACCGTAGGGCGAAGGTTTTCTACTCCCTACTACTGCGAGCATCGGCATTGTAAGAATTTCTGGCCAATTGTGACTCTCTATATACAGTTGTTTTGGTGGTGTGTGCAACCGACTAAGTTGCGAAGGATAGGACTGGTTTTTTTCTGATAGTATAAGCATAAGCAAATAATTAATAAAATAGTATTGACATAACAGCAAGGAAGTGCTAATATAAGTTACTGTAAGCGTTATTTTTATGACGCATTACGCACCTTATACCCCCAAATTCTAACACTATTGTTAGTAGATGTTAGAAAGTTTTAGAACGTGCCGAGTAATTGTTGTTACCCTCCACGGTTATTTAGCGCTGTTGGTTTTACCAACTTATCATACGTTCTAAAACTTACTAACGCCTTTAACCTAATGAAGCTCAACCCCTCGGATTTGTGTGAGGTGGGAAAATGTAGCGTGTGGGACACACTCCCCGGGTTGAAGGCTGAAAAGAGCCTACAGCGGTGCCCACCCCCTCTGTAGGCTCTTTTTTGTTATACTTATGTTTATATTATGCACTCTATTAGAAAACTTATCTTGCCAGAGCTTAGTGAAGTAATATTATATATCATGAGTGCGTTCACACTACTGTTAGTAGCCAATATGCAGCTATTATGGCAGCAAAATAGCGATGGGGTGAGCATATCTGCTGTCTGGCAATCACAGCCATATAGCTACCTCATTGCTGATCAAATTACATCTTTTGAGGCAAATATTGATCCACGTATTATTGATTTTATGATATGGGCAACTTTTGGTGCACTCACCATATTGATATTCTTTGCTGCGCAGCATGTCACTAAAGAATATACAGAAAGAATTGCCTTGGCGCAGTCTATACACAATAAAACATTTCGTAAAACAGAGTTTACTGCACTATTCAAAAAAATTGGTATACAGCTCTGTGGGTTAGTACTCTTTGTCATGGTACTTAGGACTTTTTTTGGATATATTTTCCCATCGGTCTCAAATGATTTTGTGACTGCTTTACTCAATGTAACAAACGCGATGAGCTTTATAATAATTAGTAAAGCCGTAGCAATAACGGCAATCGGTTTATACGCCATAGCACTTAGTCTACGAGTGCTACTTTTACGCACCCGAGTGTTTGGTTAAAGCAATATAATAGAACGAGTGTCGTGTGGTAAAGTTCCACCGTAAATGTACTCGTTTGCGACGAGCGACGCTTCGTTTACCAGCGACGCTACGTGTGGTTTTTCTTGTGCAGAAAATGTACCAAGCACAAAGCTACTTGTATCGTCTTTTGGTGTATGTTCGTTTTTAATGCCAATGCGAATACGTCCAAATTCTGGTCCGAGCTGTTGAATGACCGATTGTACTCCATTGTGGCCAGCTGACTGCCCACCTACGCGCATGCGGATTTGACCGAACGTTATAGACAGCTCATCGTGTATGACTACAATATCTTGCAGCGGGATTTTATAAAAGTGAGCAATGCGTTGTACGGCTTGACCTGATTCGTTCATGTACGTGGTAGGTTTTGCGAGAATTACCTTAGTGTCACCAATAGTATGTTCGGAAATGTCAGCCTTAAAATCTTTGTTTGTGGTAAAGCTTGGAAAATCTAATGACGCAGCGAGCGAATCAAGTACCAAAAACCCAATATTGTGCCGCGTACGTTCATATTTTTTACCTGGGTTCCCGAGCCCAACAATGAGAATGCGACGTGTCTGAGCTACGCCTATAGTGTAGGGCACTTTTAATGATTGGTGGAGTGGCTGTCTTTGAAATAAGCCCATTGTTAGTGTTTCTTCCCTTCTGTTTTATGTCGATCGATACTTTTTTCTAGATAGTACATTTTTATCGCAGTTCCTTCAAAGCCAAAGCTTAAACGGAGTTGTTTTTCTAGGTAGCGTTTATAGCTCCAGTGCAGGAGTTTGGTATGGGCACCAAAGACCTTAAATGTAGGTGTTTGGGCATCTGTTTGGACAATATAGTTGAGCTTCGGGTGCCGATTCTTTAGCCCTGCTGGAGGATGCGCATCAGCACAAAAACGAAGCCATCTATTAAGCTCTGGGGTAGCTATCTTTTTCTGGCGAGCAGCGGTGATATCTAGTGCTAAATCAAATAGTTTCGTAACGTTTTTACCTGTTGTCGCGCTGGTAAATATTAGGGGAGCCCACGGTATAAAGTCAAAATCACGTTTTATTTGCGGAGCGAGTGCATCACGTGTGTAAGCATCTTTTTCTTCTACACTATCCCATTTGCTTACCACTAAAATTAGCCCCTTCCCTGCGTCGTTTATCATGCCAGCGATTTTTTGATCGAGCGCAACACTTAGTTCGTTTACGTCTACGAGCAGTAAGCAAATATCAGCTTGTTCAATCGCAGCAAGCGAGCGCAACACACTAAACTGTTCGACTCCTCGTTCAATCCGCCCACTGCGGCGAATACCAGCTGTGTCTAGAAGTTCGATCTCTTTACCTTGGTACCGTATCACCGTACGATTGATGTCTCTTGTGGTACCAGCCCTATCTGCAACGACCGCTTGTTGTTTTTTTGCCAGAGTATTAAAAAGGTAGCTCTTGCCCACATTTGGTCGCCCTAAAATTGCTAATCGAATGCGATCATCAGCTTCTTTAATAGTTGCCCTTGGTAATATTTCGGCCAGGTATTCCATGAGCTCTTCTATGCCAGCTCGTTGGGTTGTGCTCGTACCAAATATGGTTTTAATACCGAGTCGTTGCCAACGTGTTAGGTCGTCGTGTGGTGCTTTGTCAATTTTATTAACAACCAGAATAACTTCTTTTTTGCTTTTAAGAGCCATAGTGGCAACGCGGCGGTCGTCTTGAGTGATTTGTACGTCTGCAGAAACGGTTACAAGTATAACATCTGCACTATCGGCTGCTTGGTTAATTTGTTCTTGTATGGTGAGCTCAAAGTCGTCTTCTGCTGGTTTGATACCTGCAGTGTCTACGAGCCAAAAATCATGTCCATCAAAACTAGCTTTCACTGAAATACTATCACGTGTAGTGCCAGCTTCTTTTGCAACAATAGCCTCGCGGTAGCCAACCATAACATTAAACAGACTGCTTTTGCCCACGTTGGCACGCCCTACAAGGGCAACAATTGGTGTTTTGTTTGTACTCATTGCCATCAGTATAACAGATATAGACTCATTGACAAATAGACGTATTGCATGCATAACTACATATGATGAACAGCGTAGATATTTTGAGTTATACGCTACGCATACATATGTAGCGTTTGTTGCGCGACGTGTTATATAGTAACGAGTTTATATTTACCAATTGCTAAATTTTTGAGTTGGTATTCACCAAACTGAGTCCGGTGCAGACGTATCACAGTGTAGCCTAACGCAGAAAACGTACGACGAATCTGACGATTCCTACCCTCTTGTATACTTACCCACCAGCACGTGGCATCACGAGGAGTGTACTGCTTGAGCTCTAGTCTACTCATGCCATCTTCTAAAAGTACACCTTCCCCACTGATAAGCTGTGCGTGTTCTTGAAGTAGTTGCTTATCTAGGGTAACCATATAGACTTTAGTCTTATTGCTGCTGGGGTGCATCAGGCTTTGTGAGAGCGTACCATTGTTTGTCAAAAGTAATAACCCAGTCGAATCTTTATCAAGCCGACCAATCGGGTTAAGATTCTGGTAAGTTGCAGGCAGTAGGTCATAAATAGTTTTACATCCTTGACCATCTCGACTGCATACGTAGCCAATAGGTTTATGTAGCATTATCGTTGTGAAGGTGTGTGGTACGACGATGTGTTTGCCACGTAGAGCGACAATGTCACCTTTTTCTACTTGCACACCAATATCAGCAATAGTGTCGTTTACTGTAACTTCACCTTGGCTAATCGCAGCATCTGCTTTGCGCCGGCTGAGCCCAGTGGCGAGCGCTACATACTTATTAATACGCATATCTATATACTACCAGTGTATGGCAAGGTATCACTAGCGATAAGGTTCATGTGTAGCCCAGGTGTTTGTCGTTGTTT includes the following:
- a CDS encoding rRNA pseudouridine synthase is translated as MRINKYVALATGLSRRKADAAISQGEVTVNDTIADIGVQVEKGDIVALRGKHIVVPHTFTTIMLHKPIGYVCSRDGQGCKTIYDLLPATYQNLNPIGRLDKDSTGLLLLTNNGTLSQSLMHPSSNKTKVYMVTLDKQLLQEHAQLISGEGVLLEDGMSRLELKQYTPRDATCWWVSIQEGRNRQIRRTFSALGYTVIRLHRTQFGEYQLKNLAIGKYKLVTI
- the dprA gene encoding DNA-protecting protein DprA, coding for MLILSEKNQSYPSQLSRLHTPPKQLYIESHNWPEILTMPMLAVVGSRKPSPYGVSNTTQIVREVASKNICIVSGLALGTDSIAHKAALEVGGRTIAVLPSGLENVYPASHRTLAKDIVASGGALISEYTPKTNASYKGNFIQRNRIIAGLSNLVFIPEAAIKSGSLHTAQFAIDSGIDICAMPGHITNPLAAGCHNLIRSGAAIITGADDILNMLGISASERTMPMAANESEKTLLDLIARGVHEAEILLDTSKLPVQTFHQTLTMLEITGKIKPGGANSWFLA
- the topA gene encoding type I DNA topoisomerase, which produces MKHLVIVESPAKAKTIAKYLGKDYDVKSSIGHIRDLPAKGLNIDIKQNFAPHYEVPPEKKKTVAELKKLSKSADHIWLASDEDREGEAIAWHISEELKLDHTKTKRIVFHEITESAIKNALKHPRDIDIHLVDAQQARRVLDRLVGYELSPILWKKIRPGLSAGRVQSVAVRLIVEREREIENYTPEITYKITGEFNKDSMVLVAELKNRLTSDKAVKKLLQTCAQSTFTVSAVTKKPGERNPSAPFTTSTLQQEAARKLGFSVKQTMTLAQRLYENGHITYMRTDSTNLSGLSLAATSQYITKTYGEAYAKTRTYKTKNSSAQEAHEAIRPTRVEVLQAGEDTNQTKLYQLIWKRTLASQMAPAKIERTDIDIAISSSTEVFSAKGEIIVFDGFYKVYGGNKEDQVMPNVKQGDQLHYTEITAKQSYSRPPARYSEASLVRTLEELGIGRPSTYAPTISTIQSRGYVERADIEGKQRTSEVYSLRAGEVQHTQESELAGADKNKLIPTHLAGVTTDFLVKQFGSIVNSGFTAQAETELDIIAQGEKKWQKAISDFYKQFHPLVIEAEGASRQEAAQAKLLGKDPKTGEPIYARYGKFGPMLQRGETQDDKKPAFAPMPENARIDTVTLEEALTMFTLPRLVGTTKDGKEITANIGRFGPYIQVDRIFVSIKPMGPFEVDEATAQRLYEEKLEQNAKKDIKTFAAEGLNVLNGPFGAYVTDGSKNARIPKSIVPKDITLEQAKELIAKAKPPKKRKKSK
- a CDS encoding aminoacyl-tRNA hydrolase gives rise to the protein MGLFQRQPLHQSLKVPYTIGVAQTRRILIVGLGNPGKKYERTRHNIGFLVLDSLAASLDFPSFTTNKDFKADISEHTIGDTKVILAKPTTYMNESGQAVQRIAHFYKIPLQDIVVIHDELSITFGQIRMRVGGQSAGHNGVQSVIQQLGPEFGRIRIGIKNEHTPKDDTSSFVLGTFSAQEKPHVASLVNEASLVANEYIYGGTLPHDTRSIILL
- the der gene encoding ribosome biogenesis GTPase Der, translating into MSTNKTPIVALVGRANVGKSSLFNVMVGYREAIVAKEAGTTRDSISVKASFDGHDFWLVDTAGIKPAEDDFELTIQEQINQAADSADVILVTVSADVQITQDDRRVATMALKSKKEVILVVNKIDKAPHDDLTRWQRLGIKTIFGTSTTQRAGIEELMEYLAEILPRATIKEADDRIRLAILGRPNVGKSYLFNTLAKKQQAVVADRAGTTRDINRTVIRYQGKEIELLDTAGIRRSGRIERGVEQFSVLRSLAAIEQADICLLLVDVNELSVALDQKIAGMINDAGKGLILVVSKWDSVEEKDAYTRDALAPQIKRDFDFIPWAPLIFTSATTGKNVTKLFDLALDITAARQKKIATPELNRWLRFCADAHPPAGLKNRHPKLNYIVQTDAQTPTFKVFGAHTKLLHWSYKRYLEKQLRLSFGFEGTAIKMYYLEKSIDRHKTEGKKH